A window of Borrelia sp. A-FGy1 contains these coding sequences:
- a CDS encoding response regulator, with protein sequence MKKRILVIDDNRAIRQSVAYILEQNGFGVSEAEDGLDGVTKFKEAVGQSDKDFDLIITDINMPNLDGIGVIKQIREFGSFVPILVLTTESEQSKVDEGRKAGATGWLVKPFNPTTLMQTISKIF encoded by the coding sequence ATGAAAAAAAGGATTTTAGTCATAGATGACAATAGGGCTATTAGACAAAGTGTTGCTTATATTTTAGAACAGAATGGTTTTGGAGTTTCTGAGGCAGAAGATGGATTAGATGGTGTAACTAAGTTTAAGGAAGCCGTTGGACAAAGTGATAAAGATTTTGATCTTATTATTACGGATATAAATATGCCTAATTTGGATGGAATAGGGGTAATTAAACAGATAAGAGAATTTGGAAGTTTTGTTCCAATACTTGTTCTTACAACTGAATCTGAACAATCAAAAGTTGATGAAGGACGTAAGGCTGGGGCTACTGGTTGGCTTGTTAAACCTTTTAATCCAACTACTCTTATGCAAACGATATCAAAAATATTTTAG